One Anabaena sphaerica FACHB-251 DNA window includes the following coding sequences:
- the rpsH gene encoding 30S ribosomal protein S8, giving the protein MAANDTIADMLTRIRNANLARHQTTLVPATKMTRSIAKVLQQEGFIAEIAESGEGIKLNLVISLKYKGKNRQPLITALKRVSKPGLRVYSNRKELPRVLGGIGIAVISTSSGIMTDREARRQNLGGEVLCYVW; this is encoded by the coding sequence ATGGCGGCTAACGACACAATTGCAGATATGCTGACGCGCATCCGCAATGCTAACCTGGCAAGGCATCAAACTACACTAGTGCCAGCCACAAAAATGACTCGTAGTATTGCTAAAGTACTACAGCAAGAAGGCTTTATTGCTGAAATTGCGGAATCTGGAGAAGGGATAAAGCTTAACCTAGTAATTTCCTTGAAATACAAAGGTAAGAATCGTCAACCCCTAATTACAGCCTTGAAGCGCGTGAGTAAACCAGGTTTGCGCGTTTACTCCAACAGAAAAGAATTACCCAGAGTACTAGGTGGTATCGGTATCGCCGTTATTTCCACATCCAGTGGGATTATGACTGACCGCGAAGCGCGTCGTCAAAACCTGGGTGGTGAAGTGCTTTGCTACGTTTGGTAG
- the rplF gene encoding 50S ribosomal protein L6 — translation MSRIGKRPITVPAKVQVAIDGTKVVVKGPKGELSRELPAHVMVAQEGETLLVTRRDETRTSRQMHGLSRTLVANMVEGVSQGFQRRLEIQGVGYRAQVQGRNLVLNIGYSHQVQIEPPEGIQFAVENNTNVIVSGYDKEIVGNTAAKIRAVRPPEPYKGKGIRYAGEVVRRKAGKTGKGGKK, via the coding sequence ATGTCTCGTATTGGTAAACGTCCAATTACTGTTCCCGCCAAAGTACAAGTGGCGATTGATGGCACAAAGGTAGTGGTGAAAGGTCCAAAAGGAGAACTTTCTCGTGAACTACCTGCTCATGTCATGGTTGCTCAAGAAGGCGAAACACTTTTGGTGACACGTCGGGATGAAACCCGTACCTCAAGGCAAATGCACGGTTTAAGCCGTACCTTGGTTGCCAACATGGTCGAAGGAGTTTCCCAAGGTTTTCAACGGCGGTTGGAAATTCAAGGGGTCGGTTATCGCGCCCAAGTTCAAGGCCGTAACCTAGTGTTGAATATCGGTTATAGCCATCAGGTACAAATTGAGCCACCAGAGGGAATTCAGTTTGCTGTAGAAAATAACACTAACGTCATCGTTAGTGGTTATGACAAGGAAATAGTAGGTAACACAGCAGCTAAAATTCGTGCCGTTCGTCCACCAGAACCCTACAAAGGTAAAGGCATTCGCTATGCCGGTGAAGTGGTCAGACGCAAAGCTGGTAAGACTGGTAAGGGTGGTAAGAAGTAA
- the rplR gene encoding 50S ribosomal protein L18 — protein MKLTRRESKQRRHRRVRGKVSGSPERPRLAVFRSNEHIYAQLIDDTQHQTIVAASTVEPELKSNLASGANCDASAQVGKLIAVRSLEKGITKVVFDRGGNLYHGRIKALAEAAREAGLDF, from the coding sequence ATGAAACTTACTCGTAGAGAATCAAAACAGCGTCGCCATCGGCGCGTGCGTGGTAAAGTTAGCGGTTCCCCAGAACGCCCACGCCTAGCTGTATTTCGCTCCAATGAGCATATTTATGCTCAATTGATTGATGATACACAGCATCAAACCATCGTGGCTGCATCAACCGTAGAACCAGAGTTGAAGTCTAATTTAGCTTCTGGAGCTAACTGTGATGCTTCAGCGCAAGTTGGTAAGTTGATAGCAGTGCGCTCCTTAGAAAAAGGCATCACCAAAGTCGTTTTTGATCGCGGTGGCAACCTCTATCATGGTCGCATCAAAGCACTAGCTGAAGCAGCACGCGAAGCTGGTTTAGATTTCTAA
- the rpsE gene encoding 30S ribosomal protein S5 produces MATGRRKANKAKKEETNWQERVIQIRRVSKVVKGGKKLSFRAIVVVGNERGQVGVGVGKASDVIGAVKKGVADGKKHLIDIPITKSNSIPHPIDGIGGGAKVMMRPAAPGTGVIAGGAVRTVLELAGVRNVLAKQLGSNNPLNNARAAVNALSTLRTFAEVAEDRGIAIENLYI; encoded by the coding sequence ATGGCAACGGGTCGTCGTAAAGCAAACAAAGCAAAAAAAGAAGAAACTAACTGGCAAGAAAGGGTGATTCAAATCCGTCGTGTTAGTAAAGTCGTCAAAGGTGGTAAAAAACTCAGCTTCCGGGCAATTGTAGTCGTTGGAAACGAGCGCGGCCAAGTTGGTGTGGGAGTAGGCAAAGCCTCTGATGTAATTGGTGCAGTCAAAAAAGGTGTCGCAGATGGTAAAAAACATCTGATTGATATTCCTATTACCAAATCTAACTCCATCCCCCATCCCATCGATGGTATCGGTGGAGGAGCTAAGGTAATGATGCGCCCAGCAGCACCAGGTACAGGGGTAATCGCTGGTGGTGCAGTTCGGACTGTCTTAGAGTTGGCAGGAGTACGTAACGTTCTCGCTAAACAACTCGGCTCTAATAATCCTCTGAATAATGCTAGAGCCGCCGTTAATGCTCTATCTACACTGCGGACATTTGCTGAAGTCGCTGAAGATCGGGGCATTGCCATCGAGAATCTCTATATTTAG
- the rplO gene encoding 50S ribosomal protein L15, protein MRLNDVKPQKGSKKRRKRVGRGISAGQGASAGLGMRGQKSRSGSSTRPGFEGGQQPLYRRIPKLKGFPVVNRKIYTTINVEKLASLAANSEVTLASLKESGIVTSVKGPLKILGNGELGVPLNVQAAAFTGQARSKIEAAGGSCHVLD, encoded by the coding sequence ATGAGACTCAACGATGTTAAGCCCCAAAAAGGCTCAAAAAAACGCCGTAAGCGTGTAGGTAGAGGTATTTCTGCCGGACAAGGCGCTAGTGCAGGTTTAGGTATGCGGGGTCAAAAATCCCGCTCTGGTAGCAGCACTAGACCAGGATTTGAGGGGGGTCAACAGCCATTGTACCGCCGTATACCCAAGCTCAAAGGCTTTCCTGTCGTTAATCGTAAAATTTACACTACGATAAATGTAGAGAAGTTGGCCTCTCTAGCCGCTAATTCAGAAGTAACTTTAGCTTCTTTGAAAGAGTCCGGTATTGTTACATCTGTTAAAGGTCCATTGAAAATATTAGGCAATGGAGAATTGGGCGTTCCGCTCAATGTACAAGCGGCAGCTTTCACAGGCCAAGCTCGCAGCAAAATTGAGGCAGCTGGCGGGAGTTGTCACGTCTTAGACTGA
- the secY gene encoding preprotein translocase subunit SecY, which produces MISRDKAPTAQETFMQMAQAAGLRGRLLVTVGILILVRLGIFLPVPGINRERFAEAISGNNSIFGLLDIFSGRGLSTLGVFALGILPFINASIIIQLLTAAIPSLENLQKNEGEAGRRKISQITRYVTVVWAIVQSVAFSALFLQQFALNPGPLFVAETAIALTAGSMFVMWASELITERGIGNGASLLIFVNIVASLPKSLGNTIDLVQVGGREVVGRVIVLLLVFLMTIVGIVFVQEGMRRIPIISARRQVGRRVLAEQRSFLPLRLNQGGVMPIIFAAAILSLPLLIANFTKNADLANIVNTYLSPSGSGSWVYALVYMVSIIFFSYFYSSLILNPVDVAQNLKKMGSSIPGIRPGKATSEYIERVSNRLTFLGSLFLGLVAIIPTAIESTLNVPTFRGLGATSLLILVGVAIDTARQIQTYVISQRYEGMVKQ; this is translated from the coding sequence ATGATCAGTCGAGACAAAGCCCCAACGGCTCAAGAAACTTTTATGCAGATGGCGCAAGCAGCTGGACTGAGAGGTAGGCTGCTTGTTACGGTCGGTATTTTAATTTTGGTTCGCCTGGGCATCTTTTTACCAGTACCAGGAATTAATCGCGAGAGATTTGCAGAAGCTATATCCGGCAATAATTCCATCTTCGGATTATTGGATATATTTTCGGGACGGGGACTCTCTACTTTGGGCGTATTCGCCTTGGGGATTTTGCCCTTTATTAATGCGTCCATTATCATCCAATTGCTGACTGCTGCTATTCCATCTTTAGAAAATTTACAGAAAAATGAAGGGGAAGCAGGTCGGCGGAAAATATCGCAAATTACCCGCTATGTAACTGTAGTTTGGGCGATTGTTCAAAGTGTAGCTTTTTCGGCATTATTCCTGCAACAATTTGCTTTGAATCCAGGCCCTTTGTTTGTAGCGGAAACGGCGATCGCTCTTACTGCTGGTTCAATGTTCGTGATGTGGGCATCAGAACTGATCACAGAACGGGGTATTGGTAATGGCGCATCTTTGTTGATTTTTGTCAATATTGTGGCTTCTTTACCAAAATCTTTAGGCAATACCATTGACTTGGTACAAGTGGGTGGTAGAGAAGTTGTTGGTCGTGTGATTGTCCTGTTACTAGTTTTCCTCATGACAATTGTAGGAATTGTGTTTGTACAGGAAGGAATGCGCCGCATCCCGATTATTTCCGCCCGTCGTCAAGTAGGACGTAGAGTATTAGCAGAACAGCGTAGCTTTTTGCCTTTACGTTTGAATCAAGGTGGTGTGATGCCGATCATTTTTGCTGCGGCTATCCTCAGTTTGCCACTGCTAATTGCCAACTTCACAAAAAATGCTGATTTGGCAAATATCGTTAACACCTATCTGAGTCCTAGCGGTTCTGGTTCTTGGGTTTATGCTTTGGTATACATGGTTTCCATTATCTTCTTTAGCTACTTCTATTCTTCCTTGATTCTTAACCCAGTAGATGTGGCACAAAACTTGAAGAAAATGGGTTCGAGTATTCCCGGTATTCGCCCCGGTAAGGCTACCAGTGAGTATATTGAGCGTGTTAGCAACCGACTGACTTTTTTAGGCTCACTTTTCTTAGGTTTAGTGGCAATTATCCCTACAGCTATAGAAAGTACCTTAAATGTCCCTACTTTTAGAGGTTTGGGTGCTACCTCTTTGTTGATTTTAGTGGGCGTGGCAATTGATACGGCAAGACAAATTCAAACCTACGTTATCTCTCAACGCTATGAAGGAATGGTGAAACAATAG
- a CDS encoding adenylate kinase, with translation MTRLIFLGPPGAGKGTQSKILADFLNIPHISTGDILRQAIQDQTSLGIKAQSYMDQGELVPDQLVEDLVKERLFQPDTENGWILDGFPRKVTQAVFLAELLAETGQSGEKAVNLDAPDEIVISRLLGRGRKDDSEEVIRRRLEVYRDETAPLIDYYSDRHKLLTVNGNQSPEEVTTELKNVIAA, from the coding sequence GTGACGCGATTAATCTTCTTGGGACCACCAGGTGCTGGTAAAGGAACTCAGTCCAAAATTTTGGCTGATTTTTTGAATATTCCCCATATTTCTACTGGTGACATTTTACGGCAAGCCATTCAAGACCAAACTTCTTTGGGTATCAAAGCCCAAAGCTATATGGATCAGGGTGAGTTAGTTCCTGATCAACTTGTGGAAGATTTGGTTAAGGAACGCCTTTTTCAACCAGATACTGAAAACGGTTGGATTCTTGATGGCTTTCCCCGCAAAGTAACCCAGGCGGTATTTTTGGCAGAATTACTGGCAGAAACAGGGCAGAGTGGCGAAAAGGCAGTCAACTTAGATGCACCAGATGAAATAGTTATCTCTCGGTTGCTGGGACGTGGACGCAAAGACGATAGCGAAGAAGTGATTCGTCGTCGTTTAGAAGTATACCGCGATGAAACTGCACCCTTGATTGACTATTACAGCGATCGCCACAAACTTTTGACTGTTAACGGTAATCAGTCCCCAGAAGAAGTCACCACCGAATTAAAAAACGTCATAGCTGCTTAA
- the infA gene encoding translation initiation factor IF-1, protein MSKQDLIEMEGTVTESLPNAMFRVDLDNGFNVLAHISGKIRRNYIKILPGDRVKVELTPYDLTKGRITYRLRKK, encoded by the coding sequence TTGTCTAAACAAGATTTGATTGAAATGGAAGGGACTGTCACCGAGTCATTGCCTAATGCAATGTTTCGTGTTGATTTGGACAACGGTTTTAATGTCTTAGCACACATTTCCGGCAAAATTCGCCGTAATTACATCAAAATTTTACCTGGCGATCGCGTCAAAGTGGAGTTAACTCCCTACGACCTGACAAAAGGCAGAATCACCTATCGACTACGGAAAAAGTAA
- the rpmJ gene encoding 50S ribosomal protein L36, with protein MKVRASVKKICEKCSVIKRRGRVMVICENPKHKQRQG; from the coding sequence ATGAAAGTCAGAGCCTCAGTCAAAAAAATCTGTGAAAAGTGCAGCGTGATCAAACGCCGTGGTCGCGTCATGGTGATTTGTGAAAACCCAAAACACAAGCAACGTCAAGGATAA
- the rpsM gene encoding 30S ribosomal protein S13 has translation MARISGVDLPRDKRVEIGLTYIYGIGLSRSQEILAASGVNPDTRVKDLSDADVAALRAEIESNYQVEGDLRRLEAMNIKRLVDIGCYRGRRHRMGLPVRGQRTRTNARTRRGRRQTVAGKKKAPGK, from the coding sequence GTGGCACGGATTTCGGGAGTAGACCTTCCCCGCGATAAGCGCGTAGAGATTGGTCTGACTTACATTTACGGAATTGGGTTATCAAGGTCGCAGGAAATCCTAGCAGCCAGCGGTGTGAACCCAGACACCCGCGTTAAAGACTTAAGTGATGCTGATGTAGCAGCCCTGAGAGCCGAAATAGAAAGCAACTATCAAGTTGAAGGAGACTTACGGCGCTTAGAGGCGATGAACATCAAACGCCTAGTTGATATTGGCTGTTATCGAGGTCGTCGTCATCGCATGGGTTTACCTGTGAGAGGACAAAGAACCCGCACCAACGCCAGAACCAGACGCGGAAGAAGACAGACAGTGGCTGGGAAGAAGAAAGCCCCTGGCAAATAA
- the rpsK gene encoding 30S ribosomal protein S11: MARQPTKKSGSKKQKRNVPNGMAYIQSTFNNSIVTITDQNGDVISWASAGSSGFKGAKKGTPFAAQTAAESAGRRAIDQGMRQIEVMVSGPGAGRETAIRALQGAGLEITLIRDITPIPHNGCRPPKRRRV, translated from the coding sequence ATGGCAAGACAACCAACTAAAAAATCCGGGAGCAAGAAGCAGAAACGGAACGTACCCAACGGCATGGCCTACATTCAGTCTACTTTCAACAATAGCATTGTCACCATTACCGACCAAAATGGAGATGTCATCTCCTGGGCAAGTGCTGGTTCTAGTGGATTTAAGGGGGCAAAAAAGGGAACACCCTTCGCAGCACAAACCGCTGCTGAAAGTGCAGGCCGCCGAGCCATCGATCAAGGGATGCGTCAAATTGAAGTCATGGTCAGCGGACCTGGAGCAGGTAGAGAAACTGCTATCCGGGCGCTGCAAGGAGCAGGACTGGAAATTACGCTGATTCGGGATATTACCCCGATTCCTCACAATGGCTGCCGTCCACCCAAGCGCCGTCGAGTTTAA